A window from Culex pipiens pallens isolate TS chromosome 3, TS_CPP_V2, whole genome shotgun sequence encodes these proteins:
- the LOC120420916 gene encoding F-box/LRR-repeat protein 2-like, whose translation MTYSLLTLHEFLALLIKTFVEYYLNSFLSLRFSNSSECLIMSSTVIAQPPPLYNTCFNFVTQHLKQYTHIGCTGLKMPSLIKNSIIDYVVKVQGGFDDDGQLAVLLNPTLCQLNLTGSTITDRVLLAVVEKCPNLKRLTLTKGNYRFSRKGLKALFGRLHHLEEISAKNCALIDDSLVAKLALNCPNLHLLDLEACANVSNCSAEFLKHRRITHLNLSHTSISDEFFKVLADSPCGTSLIDLNVSYCNITSAGMEVLHWKSLKYLGIDGCDLDDFDCIDVAKNLAFVHWTI comes from the exons ATGACATATTCTTTGTTAACTCTGCACGAATTTCTCGCTTTGTTGATAAAAACTTTTGttgaatattatttaaattcatttttgtcTCTTCGTTTCTCAAATAGCAGCGAATGTTTAATCATGTCGTCTACAGTAATTGCACAACCCCCACCGCTATACAATAC GTGTTTTAATTTCGTGACCCAACACTTGAAACAATACACCCACATCGGCTGCACCGGGCTGAAGATGCCTTCGTTGATTAAAAATTCCATCATAGATTATGTGGTAAAAGTGCAGGGCGGCTTCGACGACGACGGACAGCTGGCCGTGCTGCTCAATCCAACGCTGTGCCAGCTTAACCTGACCGGCTCAACCATCACGGATCGTGTCCTGCTGGCGGTGGTCGAAAAGTGTCCCAATCTGAAGCGGTTAACGTTGACAAAAGGAAACTACCGCTTCAGTCGGAAGGGATTGAAGGCACTTTTCGGAAGGTTGCACCACTTGGAGGAAATTTCGGCGAAAAATTGCGCCCTAATAGATGACAGCTTGGTGGCGAAACTTGCGCTGAATTGTCCCAATTTGCACTTGTTGGACTTGGAGGCATGTGCCAACGTTTCGAACTGTTCGGCGGAATTCCTGAAACATCGCAGGATAACTCATTTAAATTTATCGCACACGAGCATCTCGGATGAGTTTTTCAAGGTATTGGCTGATTCTCCGTGCGGTACGTCGCTGATTGACTTGAATGTAAGCTACTGCAACATAACATCAGCTGGTATGGAAGTTCTGCATTGGAAATCTTTGAAGTATTTAGGAATTGATGGGTGCGATCTAGATG ATTTTGACTGTATTGATGTGGCCAAAAATCTTGCGTTCGTTCATTGGACCATATAA